GCGACGCCGGGCCGACGCAGGCAGCGGCCACGACGTCGTACACCGTTGCCCCGGGGGACACGCTCTCGCTGATCGCGGCGCGCTTCGGCACGTCCGTTGCGTCGATCATGTCGCTCAACGGCATCTCCAATCCCGACGCGCTCGTGGCCGGCCAGGAACTGACGGTGCAGGCGCCGGTGCAGGGCGAAGGGCCGGACATTCCGGTCCTGCCCGATGCCGAGCTCGTGTACGGCCCGGCCTACGCCGGCTTCGACGTCGCCGCGTGGGTGGCGGCGCGCGGCGGGGCGCTGGCGACGTGGAGCGAGGAGGTGAACGGCGAGGCGCTCAGCGGGCCGGAGATCGTCGCGCGCGTCGTCGAGGAGTTCTCCGTCGGCCCGCGGGCGCTCCTCGCCGTCGTCGAGGCCAAGAGCGGCATCGTGTCGGGCGCGGCGCGGTCCGCCGAGGCGGCGGAGTACCCGGCCGGGCTCGTCGATCCGGTGCGGCATGGGCTGTGGCTGCAGCTGAACTGGCTGGCGGACCGGTTGAACGGCGGGTACTACGACCAGGCGACGCGCGGCTCGCCGGTGCTCACGTTCGGCGACGGCGTTCGGCTGACGGCCCATCCGGCGCTGAACGCGGGCTCGGTGGCGGTGCAGCGCGTCCTCGGCCTGCAGTCGACGCCGGATGCGCTGCCGGGTGACATTGCGGGGGTGCTGGCGGCGTACGAGGCGCTGTTCGGGGCGGTGCCGGCGACGGAGAGGACAGATAGGACCGATGGGTCTGAGGGGTCTGAAGGGGCCCGGGGGACCTCAGGGACCGATACCGCCTCGCGCACCGCGACCGCACGCACGGACGGCACCCGCGGCCGCGATCGCAGCGCCGGCCTCCGCCGCGCCTTCCCGCCGCTCACGCTGCCCTTCGCCCGCGGCGAGACGTGGTGGCTGACGGGCGGACCGCACGGCGGGTGGGGGGACGGCAGCGCGTGGGCGGCCATCGACTTCGTGCCGGACGAGGAGCCGACGGGCTGCGCGACATCCGCGGCGTGGGTGACGGCGGCGGCGGACGGTGTCGTGGTGCCGGGCGGCACGGGTCAGGTGATCCTGGATCTCGACGGCGGCGGCGCCGATGGCCAAGGTCCGGCCGACGGCGACCGGCGCACCGGCCCGGTCCTGTTCCATCTGCACCTGGCCGCCGAGGGCCGCGTCGCCGCCGGCAGCCGCGTCCGCGCCGGGGACCGACTCGGCCACCCGAGCTGCGAGGGCGGGTTCTCGAACGCGACCCACGTCCACATCGCCCGCCTCTACGACGGCGAGTGGTTGGCCGCGGCCGGCACGGCGCCGTTCGACCTCGGCGGCTGGACGGCGTACGGCAGCCCGCGCGTGTATGACGGCGGGCTGAAGCGCGCGGACGGCGAGGACCGCGCGGCGTGCGAGTGCCGCTCGGTGGGGGGCAACGATGTCCGGTGGTGAGCCGGTTGACAGGCCGGTGGCCGAAGTCGCCGCCGCCGCCGACCCCGCCGCTGTGGCCGACTGGCACGCCCGACTGCGGGGCGCCCTCCAGGATCTGGCCGACCGGCCCAACGACCGTCACGCCGAGCTGCGCCGCGTCCAGGCAACCCTTGCCCTCGGCCAACCCGGTGCGGCGCTGGCGATCCTGCGGCGCTACCTCCACGCCGTCCCCGACGACGCCCGCGCGCTGGACCTGCTGGCCGCGGCGCAGCTCCTCCTCGGCCGCCCCCGCCCGGCGCTCGTCGCGGCCGACCTGGCGATCGCGGCCGACCCGACGTACACGATCGCCCGCTACAACCGCGCCTGCGCCCGCGCCCGCCTCGGCGACGTCGATGGTGCGCTGGCCGATCTGGCCGTGTTGGTCGAAGTGATGCCTGACGTCGTGGTGGGTGCGGTGACCGATCCCGACCTGGCGACGCTGCGATCCGACCCGCGGCTGGCGGCGCTGGTCGACGTCGCGACGGCCGGCGTGACGGCGCCGGGCTAGCGATGTCGTCGACGGCACCGGCGACACCGGGGATGCCGGCGGCTCCCTCCGCAGGCAGCGCTGATCACGCGCGCCCCGCGACGCTCGAAGGCACGATCGAGCGGATCACGTACCAGAACGCCGACACGGGCTACACCGTGGCGCAGGTCGAACCGTCCGGCGGGCGCGGCACGGTGGCGGCGGTCGGGCGGTTGCTCGGGGCGAACGTCGGGGCCAGCTTCCGGTTCTGGGGGCGCTGGACGTCGCACGCCACGTACGGCAAGCAGTTCGAGATCGAGCGCTTCGAGGAGAAGCTGCCGGCCACGGTCGAGGGGATCCGCAAGTACCTCGGCAGCGGGCTGATCAAGGGCATCGGCCCGAAGACGGCCGAGCGGATCGTCGAGCGGTTCGGGCTCGAGACGCTGGATGTGATCGAGGGGCAGCCGGAGCGGCTGGCGGACGTGCCGGGCGTCGGGCCGGGGCGGGCGGCGAGCATCACGGCGGCGTGGGTGGAGCAGCGGCAGATCAAGACGCTGATGGTCTTCCTGCAGAGCCACGACATCACGACCGGCCTGGCCGTCCGGATCTACAAGGCCTACGGCGACGCGGCGGCCGACATCGTTCGCACCGATCCGTACCGCCTGGCACGCGAGGTCTGGGGCGTCGGCTTCAAGACCGCCGACCGCATCGCCCGCAACCTGGGCCTGCCCGGCGACAGCCCGGCGCGCCTAGAGGCCGGCGTGCTGTTCGCGTTGAGCGAGGCGGCCGACGAGGGCCATACGTACCTGCCGCGGCCCGACTTGGTGGCCACGGCGTCGACGCTGCTGGCGGTCGACGACGCGGCCGTCGCGGTGGAAGCGATCGAGGCGGCGATCGGTCGGTTGACGGCGGCGCAGGCGGTGATCGTCGAGGATGTGCCGGGGGATGCGGCGGTTGTCGCGACGGCTGAGACGTCGGCAATGGCGACCACGGCTGCGACTACGACGGCGACGGCGACAGGCGCAACCGCGCCGTCGACGATTTCACCCGGCATGCCCCACCAAGCCATCTACCTCCCCGTCTTCCACTACGCCGAGGTCGGCATCGCCAACCGCCTGCGCCGCATCACCGATGCGCCAGAGGACCGGCTGGGCGCCTATCGCAGCATCGACTGGGCGGCCGCGCTCGGTTGGATCGACCAGCAGCACCCGCACCCGCTGGCCGCGAGGCAGCGGGACGCAGTCCGTGCCGCCTTCACGCACAAGGTCGCCGTCCTGACCGGCGGGCCGGGCACGGGCAAGACGACGACGGTGCGCGCGATCCTGCAGATGCTGGCCGTGCGCGGCGCGACGGTGCGGCTGGCGGCGCCGACGGGGCGGGCGGCGA
The window above is part of the Candidatus Avedoeria danica genome. Proteins encoded here:
- a CDS encoding tetratricopeptide repeat protein; the encoded protein is MSGGEPVDRPVAEVAAAADPAAVADWHARLRGALQDLADRPNDRHAELRRVQATLALGQPGAALAILRRYLHAVPDDARALDLLAAAQLLLGRPRPALVAADLAIAADPTYTIARYNRACARARLGDVDGALADLAVLVEVMPDVVVGAVTDPDLATLRSDPRLAALVDVATAGVTAPG
- a CDS encoding ATP-dependent RecD-like DNA helicase is translated as MPAAPSAGSADHARPATLEGTIERITYQNADTGYTVAQVEPSGGRGTVAAVGRLLGANVGASFRFWGRWTSHATYGKQFEIERFEEKLPATVEGIRKYLGSGLIKGIGPKTAERIVERFGLETLDVIEGQPERLADVPGVGPGRAASITAAWVEQRQIKTLMVFLQSHDITTGLAVRIYKAYGDAAADIVRTDPYRLAREVWGVGFKTADRIARNLGLPGDSPARLEAGVLFALSEAADEGHTYLPRPDLVATASTLLAVDDAAVAVEAIEAAIGRLTAAQAVIVEDVPGDAAVVATAETSAMATTAATTTATATGATAPSTISPGMPHQAIYLPVFHYAEVGIANRLRRITDAPEDRLGAYRSIDWAAALGWIDQQHPHPLAARQRDAVRAAFTHKVAVLTGGPGTGKTTTVRAILQMLAVRGATVRLAAPTGRAAKRLAETTGTTAKTLHRLLEFKPTGGEMFQRNEQNPLDADMIVVDEMSMVDTLLMNHLTKAVDPASHLLLVGDVDQLPSVGAGHVLRDLIACGAIPTVVLDQIFRQDAKSYIATNAHRINHGQMPIFDKDATDFFQFRVESAEDAADRVVDVVTTRIPKRFGLDPLADIQVLTPMHRGAAGVAALNERLQAALNPPGPGKGEVRWGGRAFRTGDKVMQVRNNYDKDVFNGDIGRVVIVDAAAQTVTLDVEGTPVEYAFSELDELTHAFACSTHKSQGAEYPCVVLALVKGHYLLLQRNLLYTAVTRARRLCVLVADDAAVRRAVGNDRVARRWTGLGRRLGGR